A window of Anaerolineales bacterium genomic DNA:
CCAGGTCGACCACCTGGACGGTGTCGGCCCAGCGGGCGTCATCAGGCAGCAGCGCCGCAAGGACATTGGCCGCCGAATCGAAGAACTCAATCGCGAACTCCGTCGCCGGGTCCCTGAGGGCGACCGCCAGCGGGTAGATCCCGGATTCAAGGAGATCCTGGAAGAAGTGCGTCCCGTAGGAGGGATCCGGTGCGTCGCCATCTGCCGCCAATTCGACCAGGGCCCGGGCATGATAGATGTCGGCATACGTGACCGGGATGCCCAGTTCGGGATGCGTGCTTCCCCAGCGGCCCGGACCGAGGAGCAGAAAGGTCTCGCCGGCCAGGCGGTGGTTGAGGCGCCCGACCAATTGGGCGAGTTTGCGTTTCTCGGCCTCGCTGACCAAGGCGGCGTAGGCTTCGGGGCGGATCAGGATCAGGTAGCGGATGCCGTACACTTGGCCGTCCGGCATCAGGCCGTGGGTTACGAACAACCTGCGCTCACCCGGGATCTCCGCCACGGGTTGCCCGCTGGCCTGATCCACCTGGACTTGCGGCCGACACTGGACCAGGAATAGGAGCGGGACTGGAGGCGCGCCGCTCTCGCCTTCCAGCTGCAGGACGAACTCGACATCCACCGGGACCCGGTAAGCCCTCTCGAGGGTGCGCAATGCGTCTCGCAACAGGGCCGGGAAGGGCGTGCGCACCAGTAGTCCTTCAAAGGTCAGCGTCAACAGCGCCGGCTCGAGGCTTAGGGGAAGGCTGACGATGTCACTCAACGTGCCGTCCTCGAAGCGCTGGGCCAGGTAGCGCAGGTGTGGGGTGTCGGCCGAGAGCAACTCGGCCACGGGGAGTGTGCAGAAGTTGTTGGCGGCCAGATCGATCGCATCCACCTGATGCTGAGAGTAGCGCCGGATGCGCGCCGGATCGGCCTCTGGGCGCGAGGCCGGATGGCTGAGGGCGACCAGGCGAGCATAGTCCCCCCCGATCTGGTCTACCGCGCGGGTTCCCAGGCCCCACACCAAGCGGGCGAATCCATCGCGGCGGCGGATCTGCGGGTTCCAGCGGAACTGATTGCGGGAGTAAGCAACGCCGGCCGCATCCGGCACCAGGTACCCCCTGTGTTGCCGGCCCTGCACTTGCTGGATCAAGATGGCCATGCGCTCATCGTAGTCGACCAGCCCCATGCGGCGGCGATACAGCAGCACGTCCGGGCTGTACACGCTGGCGTAGATCGAGCGGATCGCATCCAGCAGCGCGGCTAGATTCTGAGGGGCAGTGCCCTGGTTGGGGCAGAAGTGGCTTTCGTACTTGCCCGCAAACGAGGTCCCGAAGGAGTCCTCCAGCAGACTGGACGAGCGCACGATCAGGGGGGAGCCTGCGGCCTGGGCCAGGATCTGCCTCAGGCCTTCCGCAACCTCGGCTGGCACCTCACCGGCGAGGGCCAGGGCCCGGACCTCCGGGTAGTCGGCGAGCATCGCCTCGTGGTCCTTGTACTTCTGGTCGGCGTAGCGGATCAGACCGTTGATCTGCACGAACTGGCGAAACACGTCTGCGCCCAGGAACCAGGATGGGGGAACGCGCAGGCTCAGGCGGACGTCCGCAGGCGCTGCCTGGCGCAGGATCTTCTCGGCCAGGAGCATTCCGGCTGCCTTGCCGCCGATCTTGCCGCGGCCGAAGCGGCGGGCGCGGATCGCCCGCAGGTCGGCCATCTCGAACCACTCTCGAGCGATGCCGACGTAGCTCAGGTGATCGCTGATCATGGCTTTGATCAGGACGACCTTGATCTCCTGCAGGTGGTGCTCCATCCGGGCGCGCTCGGGCAGTGGCAGGGCTTCGTAGGCCTCGCCCTGAGCAAACAGCATGTCCCAGGGCGCCAGCTCCGGATGGAAGGTCAGCATCACGTCCTCGGCCGGAAGCCGATCGGCCAATGTCTGGCGCACCAGGTCCTCGAGGAGGTCATGCGGCAGGTTGTAGGCGAAGTAGAAATCGGTCAGCTGCTGACGCGTAATCCGCAGGCGTTGTTCCCAGACATCCGGAGCTTCCTGCGTCAGGGGGTCCGTCAGTCCCTCACGGGCTTGGGAATCGCGGGCCTTCTCCCGCACTTCGTTATCGAAAGCCTCGCGGGTGATCACCCCGCGCTGGAACAGCTCGTACAGCATTCGCTCGCGGATGCGGTCAGCCAGAATCGGGTAGCGGGTCAACTCGAGGTAGACCGTCAGGACGCGGGGAAATTGATCGGGATCCAGGGCCATGGCGATAGGAGACCTGTCGCCGGCGGCGGACCGGCAGCGCAAATTGTACGCCGGCGCCAACGGAGGCGTGCGCCGGGCCGCCGCCCCGGCGGAAACGAAAGAGGCGG
This region includes:
- a CDS encoding PEP/pyruvate-binding domain-containing protein, which translates into the protein MALDPDQFPRVLTVYLELTRYPILADRIRERMLYELFQRGVITREAFDNEVREKARDSQAREGLTDPLTQEAPDVWEQRLRITRQQLTDFYFAYNLPHDLLEDLVRQTLADRLPAEDVMLTFHPELAPWDMLFAQGEAYEALPLPERARMEHHLQEIKVVLIKAMISDHLSYVGIAREWFEMADLRAIRARRFGRGKIGGKAAGMLLAEKILRQAAPADVRLSLRVPPSWFLGADVFRQFVQINGLIRYADQKYKDHEAMLADYPEVRALALAGEVPAEVAEGLRQILAQAAGSPLIVRSSSLLEDSFGTSFAGKYESHFCPNQGTAPQNLAALLDAIRSIYASVYSPDVLLYRRRMGLVDYDERMAILIQQVQGRQHRGYLVPDAAGVAYSRNQFRWNPQIRRRDGFARLVWGLGTRAVDQIGGDYARLVALSHPASRPEADPARIRRYSQHQVDAIDLAANNFCTLPVAELLSADTPHLRYLAQRFEDGTLSDIVSLPLSLEPALLTLTFEGLLVRTPFPALLRDALRTLERAYRVPVDVEFVLQLEGESGAPPVPLLFLVQCRPQVQVDQASGQPVAEIPGERRLFVTHGLMPDGQVYGIRYLILIRPEAYAALVSEAEKRKLAQLVGRLNHRLAGETFLLLGPGRWGSTHPELGIPVTYADIYHARALVELAADGDAPDPSYGTHFFQDLLESGIYPLAVALRDPATEFAIEFFDSAANVLAALLPDDARWADTVQVVDLDQAPGAGQASLALDGDSGTAVLFLAPPPA